A window from uncultured Anaeromusa sp. encodes these proteins:
- a CDS encoding TPM domain-containing protein encodes MKRWLAGFLLFCFALMAVALPVQAASIPPKPSSSIYVQDLAGVMQPASKERLQKLGASLAAKTKAQVVVLTVRSLEGAEPEDYALEVLRTWGLGDKQLNNGVLILVAIDDKVSRVEVGYGLEGALPDAKTGQLQDEYMVPYFQNGDYDQGIVNGYRAVVQEVAKEYKLELKSSPQSATAKAQADSYPWDGWPWWAKILGAAALVGLLILDWTVFGGAFTYLILSLLRLRGGGGGGGGYGGGSGGGGGSSRRW; translated from the coding sequence ATGAAACGCTGGCTTGCAGGTTTTCTTCTCTTTTGCTTTGCATTAATGGCAGTGGCTTTGCCGGTGCAGGCGGCTTCCATTCCGCCCAAGCCTTCGTCTTCTATTTATGTGCAGGATTTGGCGGGGGTAATGCAGCCTGCGTCAAAGGAGCGCCTTCAAAAGCTTGGCGCCAGTTTGGCGGCTAAGACCAAAGCGCAGGTAGTAGTGCTGACGGTTCGCAGTCTGGAAGGGGCAGAGCCTGAAGACTATGCGTTAGAGGTGCTGCGTACGTGGGGACTGGGCGATAAGCAGTTGAATAACGGCGTACTGATTTTAGTCGCTATTGATGATAAGGTATCCCGTGTTGAAGTAGGGTATGGCTTGGAAGGCGCGCTTCCTGACGCTAAAACCGGTCAATTGCAGGACGAGTATATGGTGCCGTATTTCCAGAACGGAGATTATGACCAAGGCATTGTTAATGGTTACCGGGCGGTTGTGCAGGAAGTAGCTAAGGAATACAAGCTAGAACTGAAAAGTTCTCCTCAAAGCGCAACCGCTAAAGCGCAAGCAGACAGTTACCCTTGGGATGGTTGGCCTTGGTGGGCGAAGATACTAGGCGCGGCCGCCTTGGTTGGCTTGCTTATTTTGGACTGGACTGTGTTTGGGGGCGCCTTTACGTATCTGATTCTTTCGTTGCTTCGTCTGCGTGGCGGCGGGGGCGGAGGAGGAGGCTATGGCGGTGGCAGTGGCGGCGGGGGCGGTTCCTCACGTCGCTGGTGA
- a CDS encoding acetyl-CoA carboxylase biotin carboxylase subunit produces the protein MFNRVLIANRGEIAIRVIRACQELGIETVAVYSDVDAHSLHVQLADYAYNIGPADAALSYYNAEAIISAAKMAKADAIHPGYGFLSENADFAQMVIDAGMIFVGPHPETIRKVGNKDAARLAMKQAGLPMTVGSEIVRETEDAYAQAEAIGYPVILKPVAGGGGKSMFVSHNKEEMTSALNKVDLKSRDFYLENYIDQARHIEVQIMADNYGNILHLGERECSLQRRNQKILEEAPSSALTPEMRHKVGQLAIRAAKSIYYTNVGTVEFLMDIKTGRFYFMEINPRIQVEHAVTEMITGVDLVRRQLRIAAGEPLNKKQDEIMFLGHAIECRINAEDPDMRFIPCPGHIDFYHQPGGPRVRVDSGVAAGVTVQPYYDSMIAKVVAHGRTRGDAIRIMRRALGEFRIGGIKTTIPFHLKVLNNPHFCSGDFDTQFIYKRMTPC, from the coding sequence ATGTTTAACAGAGTTCTTATCGCCAATCGCGGCGAAATCGCCATTCGTGTTATTCGTGCCTGTCAGGAATTAGGGATTGAAACGGTGGCAGTCTATTCCGACGTCGACGCTCATTCTCTCCATGTACAGCTGGCGGACTACGCCTACAACATCGGTCCTGCTGATGCCGCGCTCAGCTACTACAATGCCGAAGCCATCATTTCCGCCGCTAAAATGGCCAAAGCAGACGCCATCCATCCCGGTTACGGGTTCCTCTCCGAAAATGCCGATTTCGCGCAAATGGTAATTGACGCCGGCATGATTTTTGTCGGGCCCCATCCGGAAACCATTCGCAAGGTAGGCAACAAGGACGCCGCTCGTTTGGCGATGAAACAAGCCGGCCTGCCGATGACTGTGGGCAGCGAAATTGTTCGCGAAACAGAAGACGCCTATGCCCAAGCCGAAGCCATTGGCTACCCGGTCATTTTAAAGCCTGTAGCAGGCGGCGGCGGTAAATCCATGTTCGTATCTCATAATAAGGAAGAAATGACTTCCGCTCTCAATAAAGTCGATTTGAAATCCAGAGATTTCTACTTAGAAAACTACATTGATCAAGCTCGTCATATCGAAGTGCAGATCATGGCCGATAACTACGGCAACATCCTTCATCTCGGCGAACGTGAATGTTCCTTGCAGCGCCGCAACCAAAAGATTTTGGAAGAAGCGCCGTCCAGCGCCTTGACACCGGAAATGCGCCACAAAGTAGGCCAGCTGGCGATTCGCGCAGCCAAAAGCATCTACTATACTAATGTCGGTACCGTAGAATTCCTTATGGACATCAAAACCGGCAGATTTTATTTTATGGAAATCAATCCTCGCATCCAGGTAGAGCACGCCGTCACGGAAATGATTACCGGCGTCGACTTGGTTCGCCGCCAACTGCGCATCGCCGCCGGCGAACCGCTCAATAAAAAGCAGGATGAAATCATGTTCCTCGGCCATGCCATCGAATGCCGCATCAATGCCGAAGACCCGGATATGCGCTTCATCCCCTGTCCTGGACACATTGATTTCTATCATCAGCCCGGCGGCCCCCGTGTACGCGTAGACAGCGGCGTAGCTGCCGGCGTCACCGTACAGCCTTACTACGACTCTATGATCGCCAAAGTAGTCGCCCATGGCCGCACCCGCGGCGACGCCATTCGTATCATGCGCCGCGCCTTAGGAGAATTCCGCATCGGCGGCATCAAGACTACCATTCCCTTCCATCTGAAGGTTCTCAACAACCCGCATTTCTGCAGCGGCGACTTCGATACCCAATTCATCTACAAACGCATGACTCCCTGCTGA
- a CDS encoding rubredoxin, producing the protein MEKWTCTVCGYVYDPATGDPDNGVAPGTAFEDIPAEWVCPLCGVGKDDFEKA; encoded by the coding sequence ATGGAAAAATGGACTTGTACAGTATGTGGTTATGTGTATGATCCGGCTACCGGCGATCCGGACAACGGCGTGGCTCCGGGCACTGCCTTTGAGGACATCCCGGCAGAATGGGTTTGCCCCCTGTGCGGCGTAGGCAAGGATGACTTCGAAAAAGCATAA
- a CDS encoding LemA family protein, producing the protein MNKGAIIAIVLVALVAIFGVSTYNGLVGMNETVNGKWSQVDNQLQRRADLIPNLVNTVKGYAAHEQAAIQAVSDARSKLVGAQGVGDKAAAAGEMNSALSRLLAIAENYPNLKADKNFRALQDELAGTENRIAVARKDYNDAVQGYNTKIKTFPQSMFAGMLGFGQREYFKAEEGAKQVPQVKF; encoded by the coding sequence ATGAACAAAGGAGCTATTATTGCCATTGTACTGGTGGCGCTTGTAGCCATCTTCGGCGTGTCTACTTATAACGGGTTGGTGGGCATGAACGAGACGGTAAATGGCAAATGGAGTCAGGTAGACAATCAGCTGCAGCGGCGGGCGGATTTGATTCCGAACCTGGTTAACACCGTTAAAGGCTATGCAGCGCATGAGCAGGCGGCTATTCAAGCGGTGTCCGACGCTCGGTCCAAACTGGTCGGCGCTCAGGGGGTTGGCGATAAAGCAGCAGCAGCCGGGGAAATGAACAGTGCTTTGAGCCGTTTATTGGCGATTGCTGAGAACTATCCGAACTTGAAAGCGGACAAGAATTTCCGTGCTCTTCAGGATGAACTGGCCGGTACGGAAAACCGTATTGCCGTAGCGCGTAAGGATTACAACGATGCGGTTCAAGGGTACAACACTAAAATTAAAACCTTCCCGCAGAGTATGTTTGCCGGCATGTTAGGTTTTGGGCAGCGGGAATACTTTAAGGCCGAAGAAGGGGCTAAACAAGTACCGCAGGTCAAGTTCTAG
- the uvrC gene encoding excinuclease ABC subunit UvrC, whose protein sequence is MNDVLQEQLAHLPGSPGVYIMRDAQEKILYVGKAVNLKNRVRSYFQSNRNHSVKTMALVAKIESLEYILTANEVEALILECNLIKKHRPRYNISLKDDKTYPYIKVTLGDDYPRVHITRRLVKDGARYFGPYADAGAVHEMLRLVRSLFLLRNCRTMEARRPCLEYHIKRCMAPCSGRVDKEEYRRMVDAVMMLLEGRGDKLLRQLKKNMLQAAEELHFEEAARLRDQLAAVGKLTEQQNIVTAGGDQDVLGLARSHAGVCVQVMQVRGGKLIGREHFFLHGAADEEQEAALEAFLEQYYARVAFVPPEVLLPFALSSQDVLERWLTEVRQGKVDLHVPKRGSKHALLLMADENARAVLALKEGELIREMERTTGAVEQLQQFLQMSQPPQRMECFDISHIQGAETVASMVVFEDGQSKKEDYRRFKLRTVEGKPDDFLSMQEVLLRRYGEAAEPLPDLIVIDGGKGQLSSALEVIRGLGLEMPVISLAKQFEWVFREEDKEPLILPERSESLYLLQRLRDEAHRFAVSYHRKLRGKRNLVSVLDHVSGIGPKRRKALWSAFGTLEALRKATLEELAGIEGMDRIAAQAVYDFFRREYRPHEQV, encoded by the coding sequence ATGAACGATGTGTTGCAAGAACAATTAGCGCATTTGCCGGGTTCGCCTGGGGTCTACATTATGCGAGACGCGCAAGAGAAAATTTTATATGTGGGCAAAGCAGTCAATCTAAAAAACCGTGTGCGTTCTTATTTCCAAAGCAACCGAAATCATTCGGTAAAAACGATGGCGCTAGTGGCTAAGATTGAGTCGTTAGAATACATCTTGACGGCTAACGAAGTAGAAGCTCTCATTTTGGAGTGCAACCTAATCAAGAAGCACAGGCCGCGCTATAATATCAGTCTAAAAGATGATAAGACCTATCCTTATATTAAAGTAACCTTAGGAGACGATTATCCACGGGTTCATATCACTCGAAGGTTGGTAAAGGACGGTGCTCGTTATTTCGGTCCCTATGCGGATGCGGGCGCTGTTCATGAAATGCTGCGACTGGTTCGGTCTCTGTTTCTGCTGCGTAATTGCCGGACCATGGAAGCGCGCCGGCCTTGTTTGGAGTATCACATCAAACGCTGCATGGCTCCGTGCAGCGGTCGGGTAGACAAGGAAGAATACCGACGCATGGTAGATGCTGTGATGATGCTGTTGGAGGGCCGTGGCGACAAGCTGCTGCGGCAACTGAAAAAGAACATGCTTCAGGCGGCGGAGGAACTGCACTTTGAGGAAGCAGCGCGCTTGCGGGATCAACTGGCGGCGGTGGGAAAACTGACAGAACAGCAGAATATTGTGACTGCTGGCGGAGACCAGGACGTCTTGGGCTTGGCTCGCTCGCATGCCGGAGTATGTGTGCAAGTGATGCAGGTACGCGGCGGCAAGTTGATTGGGCGAGAGCATTTCTTTTTGCATGGCGCAGCAGACGAAGAACAGGAGGCGGCGTTGGAGGCCTTTTTGGAGCAGTACTATGCAAGGGTGGCTTTTGTGCCGCCGGAGGTGCTGCTGCCTTTTGCGCTTTCCTCTCAAGACGTATTAGAGCGCTGGCTGACGGAAGTGCGTCAAGGCAAGGTGGACTTGCATGTGCCGAAGCGGGGCAGCAAGCATGCGTTGCTCTTGATGGCCGATGAAAACGCCCGGGCGGTGCTGGCCCTCAAAGAAGGCGAGCTGATTAGGGAAATGGAACGGACTACTGGGGCTGTGGAACAGTTGCAGCAGTTTTTACAAATGTCGCAGCCGCCGCAGCGGATGGAATGCTTTGACATTTCTCATATTCAAGGTGCGGAAACGGTGGCTTCCATGGTTGTTTTTGAGGACGGCCAGTCTAAGAAGGAAGATTACCGCCGTTTCAAATTGAGAACAGTAGAAGGAAAGCCGGATGACTTTCTATCCATGCAGGAAGTATTGCTGCGCCGTTATGGTGAAGCGGCGGAACCGCTGCCGGATTTGATTGTCATTGACGGCGGCAAGGGACAACTGTCCAGTGCGTTGGAGGTCATTCGCGGCTTGGGCCTAGAGATGCCTGTTATTTCTTTGGCGAAGCAATTTGAGTGGGTATTTCGGGAAGAAGACAAAGAGCCGCTGATTTTGCCGGAGCGCTCGGAATCATTGTACTTGCTGCAGCGTTTGCGCGACGAAGCGCATCGCTTTGCTGTCTCGTATCACCGGAAGCTGCGGGGCAAGCGCAATTTGGTCTCCGTATTGGATCATGTTTCCGGCATCGGTCCCAAACGCCGCAAAGCCTTGTGGTCGGCTTTCGGCACCTTGGAGGCTCTGCGCAAGGCTACCTTGGAGGAATTAGCCGGAATTGAAGGCATGGATCGTATCGCGGCGCAAGCGGTATATGATTTTTTTCGCAGAGAATATCGGCCCCATGAGCAGGTGTAG
- a CDS encoding pyridoxamine 5'-phosphate oxidase family protein: protein MYEKEVLDIVRNNKGFLATLDGEQPRVRPMKPYVCEHGRIWLFSRLLTKKVDEIHNHDRVEICFVSDEQEVVRISGRLDIYNSMDPAKVTEFKEKMFREMPDMSHYFTGPGDPNVVIYQLHVYHVQYTTKDCDVSTQINIHTEDDPDILFGVNDGRFTLS, encoded by the coding sequence ATGTATGAAAAGGAAGTTCTGGATATTGTACGGAACAATAAAGGTTTCTTAGCTACCCTTGACGGCGAGCAGCCTCGCGTTCGCCCCATGAAGCCCTATGTGTGCGAGCATGGACGAATTTGGCTGTTCAGTCGTTTGCTTACCAAAAAAGTCGACGAAATCCATAACCATGACCGGGTGGAGATTTGCTTTGTCAGCGATGAACAGGAAGTGGTCCGCATCAGTGGACGCCTGGACATTTACAACAGTATGGATCCGGCGAAAGTAACGGAGTTTAAAGAAAAGATGTTTCGGGAAATGCCGGACATGAGCCACTATTTCACCGGTCCTGGAGATCCGAATGTAGTGATTTACCAGCTTCATGTCTATCATGTGCAATATACGACCAAGGATTGTGACGTGTCGACGCAGATTAACATTCATACAGAGGATGACCCGGATATTTTGTTCGGCGTGAACGATGGCCGGTTTACTCTGAGCTGA
- the uvrA gene encoding excinuclease ABC subunit UvrA, which translates to MKDQIVVKGARQHNLKNMDVTIPRDKLVVVTGLSGSGKSSLAFDTIYAEGQRRYVESLSAYARQFLGQMDKPDVDYIEGLSPAISIDQKTTSRNPRSTVGTVTEIYDYLRLLFARAGRPHCPCCGEPITQQTVEQMVDRVAALPEGSKLLVLAPVVRGKKGEHQKILQEVRKGGYVRVRIDGEVYEVGSEPALEKNKKHTIEVVVDRLVVREGVASRLADSLETSLKLGEGLVTVAVTGGEEMFFSENFACVDCGISLPEVAPRLFSFNSPFGACPTCTGLGYNMEVDLELVVPDGAKTLAEGALAPLSRNTSSYFMCQLAAVLESKGKSLDVVWDDLSASLQKLVLHGSGEERYTFEYENLFGELKTYHTVYEGVIPMLERRYRETSSDWSREEIEEYMSIKPCPKCKGARLKDEALAVRVGGKNIHEVTQLTIGEGQAFFRELELTERERTIARQILKEIDARLGFLVNVGLDYLTLDRAAGTLSGGEAQRIRLATQIGSGLVGVLYILDEPSIGLHQRDNNRLLDTLKHLRDQGNTLIIVEHDEDTMYAADHIIDIGPGAGEGGGKLVAAGTVEEIKACEESITGQYLSRRIFIPVPEQRRQPNGKWLTVQGAKENNLKNLTVRFPLGLFTVVTGVSGSGKSTLVNDILYQGLAQRLYGGKHRPGAHKSMKGLELVDKVIDIDQSPIGRTPRSNPATYTGVFDIIREVFSQTQEAKMRGYKPGRFSFNVKGGRCEACKGDGIIKIEMHFLPDVYVPCEVCHGARYNRETLEVRYKGKNIAQVLDMVVDEAVEFFRHQPRIHRKLQLLQDVGLGYVKLGQPATQLSGGEAQRVKLATELARRSTGKTFYILDEPTTGLHTADIHRLMEVLQRLVEGGDSVVVIEHNLDVIKTADYLIDLGPEGGHRGGTIVATGTPEEICRVEASHTGHYLKPLLEEAARLQG; encoded by the coding sequence GTGAAGGATCAAATCGTGGTCAAAGGTGCCAGACAGCATAATTTGAAGAATATGGATGTGACGATTCCGAGAGACAAGCTGGTGGTAGTAACCGGTTTATCCGGGTCCGGCAAGTCGTCGTTAGCATTTGATACGATCTATGCGGAAGGGCAGCGGCGATACGTGGAATCGCTGTCGGCGTACGCTCGGCAGTTTTTGGGGCAAATGGACAAGCCGGATGTGGACTATATCGAAGGGCTGTCACCGGCTATTTCTATTGACCAGAAGACGACCAGCCGTAATCCTAGATCGACGGTGGGGACGGTTACAGAGATTTACGATTATCTGCGTTTGCTCTTTGCCCGGGCCGGTCGGCCGCATTGTCCTTGTTGCGGCGAGCCCATTACTCAGCAGACGGTGGAGCAGATGGTGGACCGCGTAGCCGCTCTGCCTGAAGGAAGCAAGCTGCTGGTGTTGGCGCCAGTGGTGCGGGGGAAAAAAGGAGAGCATCAAAAGATTCTCCAGGAGGTGCGCAAAGGCGGCTATGTGCGCGTGCGTATTGACGGCGAAGTCTATGAGGTTGGCAGCGAGCCGGCTTTAGAAAAAAACAAAAAGCATACCATTGAAGTAGTAGTAGACCGTCTGGTTGTACGTGAGGGAGTGGCTTCCCGTCTGGCTGATTCGCTGGAGACGTCGTTAAAGCTGGGAGAAGGGCTTGTAACAGTTGCGGTAACTGGCGGCGAGGAGATGTTTTTTAGCGAGAATTTCGCTTGCGTGGATTGCGGTATTAGCTTGCCGGAAGTGGCGCCGCGCCTTTTTTCCTTCAACAGTCCCTTTGGCGCTTGTCCAACTTGTACTGGTTTAGGCTATAACATGGAAGTGGATCTGGAACTAGTGGTTCCAGATGGCGCGAAGACGTTGGCCGAAGGCGCCTTAGCGCCGCTTAGCCGCAATACTAGTTCCTATTTTATGTGCCAACTAGCAGCCGTGTTGGAAAGCAAGGGCAAGTCCTTAGACGTTGTCTGGGATGACTTAAGTGCTTCGCTGCAAAAGTTGGTTCTCCATGGCAGCGGCGAAGAACGCTATACCTTTGAATATGAAAACCTATTCGGCGAGCTGAAGACGTATCATACCGTCTATGAAGGGGTTATTCCCATGCTGGAGCGGCGTTATCGGGAAACATCCTCAGATTGGTCCCGCGAGGAAATCGAAGAATACATGAGTATCAAGCCTTGTCCAAAATGCAAAGGGGCTCGCTTGAAAGACGAAGCGTTGGCTGTGCGCGTGGGCGGTAAAAATATTCATGAAGTGACCCAGTTAACTATTGGCGAAGGGCAGGCTTTCTTCCGAGAACTGGAGCTGACAGAACGAGAGCGGACCATTGCCAGGCAGATTTTGAAGGAAATTGACGCTCGTTTGGGCTTTTTGGTTAATGTAGGTTTAGATTACTTGACCTTGGATCGGGCGGCGGGAACGCTTTCTGGCGGCGAGGCGCAGCGTATTCGTTTAGCTACGCAGATTGGCTCTGGTTTGGTGGGGGTGCTCTACATTCTGGATGAGCCTAGCATCGGGCTGCATCAACGGGACAACAATCGGTTGCTGGATACGCTCAAACACCTGCGGGACCAGGGGAATACGTTGATCATTGTCGAGCATGACGAGGATACTATGTATGCGGCGGATCATATTATTGACATTGGTCCCGGCGCTGGCGAAGGCGGCGGAAAATTAGTGGCCGCCGGTACGGTGGAGGAGATTAAAGCTTGCGAGGAGTCGATCACCGGGCAGTATCTGAGCCGTCGCATTTTTATTCCCGTGCCGGAGCAGCGCCGCCAGCCCAACGGCAAGTGGCTGACGGTGCAGGGAGCGAAGGAAAACAATTTAAAAAACCTGACTGTACGTTTTCCTTTAGGCTTATTTACGGTGGTGACAGGGGTATCCGGTTCTGGCAAAAGCACCTTGGTCAATGATATTTTGTATCAAGGTCTGGCGCAGCGATTGTACGGCGGCAAACATCGTCCGGGAGCGCACAAGTCGATGAAAGGTCTGGAGTTGGTGGATAAGGTCATCGATATTGACCAGTCTCCCATCGGGAGAACGCCTCGTTCGAACCCTGCCACCTACACCGGCGTTTTTGACATTATCCGTGAGGTCTTTAGCCAGACCCAAGAGGCAAAAATGCGCGGCTATAAGCCGGGGCGTTTCAGTTTTAACGTCAAAGGCGGACGCTGCGAAGCGTGCAAAGGCGATGGCATTATCAAAATCGAGATGCATTTTTTGCCGGACGTCTATGTGCCTTGCGAGGTGTGTCATGGTGCGCGTTATAATCGCGAGACGCTGGAAGTGCGTTATAAAGGAAAGAATATTGCCCAAGTGCTGGACATGGTCGTTGATGAGGCAGTAGAGTTTTTCCGCCATCAGCCGCGGATTCACCGTAAGCTGCAATTATTACAAGATGTAGGGCTGGGGTATGTGAAGCTGGGACAACCGGCAACACAGTTGTCTGGAGGCGAAGCGCAGCGGGTCAAACTGGCGACAGAGCTGGCGCGGCGCAGCACAGGCAAGACCTTCTATATTTTGGACGAGCCGACTACTGGCTTGCACACGGCGGATATTCATCGTCTGATGGAGGTGCTGCAGCGACTGGTAGAGGGCGGCGACAGCGTAGTGGTTATCGAGCATAATCTGGACGTCATTAAAACGGCGGATTACTTGATTGATCTGGGACCAGAGGGCGGTCATCGTGGCGGGACCATCGTGGCGACAGGCACGCCGGAGGAGATTTGTCGTGTCGAGGCGTCCCATACCGGGCACTATCTGAAGCCATTGCTGGAAGAGGCTGCGAGACTGCAGGGGTAG
- a CDS encoding gamma-glutamyltransferase family protein, with protein MQFDPMDYPYASRRMVTYGARGMVATSQQLAAQAGLQILREGGNAVDAAIATAACLTVVEPCSNGIGGDAFALVWVHGGLFGLNGSGPAAQKADAASLWKQGHKAMPRFGWQPVTVPGAPGAWASLSKRFGRMPLAKVLAPAISYARNGFVVSPTVAAAWQKQYQLFSRELDGEEFRFWFHTFAPHGRPPQAGELVQLPEHAETLEELGQTGCESFYRGALAQRIGDFAARFAAPLASEDLAAFQPEWVHPLRVQYRGYDVWEIPPNGHGLVALSALEILKGFDMTCVESVEWYHRQMEALKLAFADAKAYLAEPKDMQVTAESLLDPAYAEERRKLIGPKAILPIAGNPASGGTVYLAAADAEGMMVSFIQSNYQGFGSGLVVPGTGIALHNRGCNFNLEEGHPNCLAPGKRPYHTIIPGFISKNEQPVGPFGVMGAFMQPQGHLQVVVRAIDQGLNPQAVLDAPRWQWTGGRTIEVEPHFPQHIAAALSRRGHEVRLSMDVASFGRGQIIWRSDSGALAGATESRADGCVAAW; from the coding sequence GTGCAATTTGATCCAATGGACTATCCCTATGCGTCACGGCGCATGGTGACATATGGAGCCCGAGGCATGGTGGCGACGTCACAGCAGTTGGCGGCGCAGGCGGGGCTGCAAATTTTGCGCGAAGGAGGCAATGCGGTGGACGCCGCGATTGCCACAGCGGCGTGTTTGACCGTAGTAGAGCCTTGCTCTAATGGGATAGGCGGCGACGCATTTGCTTTGGTTTGGGTTCATGGCGGCTTGTTTGGTCTGAACGGCAGCGGTCCGGCGGCGCAAAAAGCCGATGCTGCATCCTTGTGGAAACAGGGGCATAAAGCCATGCCGCGTTTTGGTTGGCAGCCGGTTACTGTGCCAGGCGCTCCAGGCGCTTGGGCATCGTTGTCAAAACGTTTTGGACGGATGCCTTTGGCCAAAGTGTTGGCGCCGGCTATTTCTTATGCGCGCAATGGTTTTGTCGTATCGCCTACGGTTGCTGCGGCTTGGCAAAAACAGTATCAGCTGTTTTCGAGAGAACTAGACGGAGAGGAATTTCGCTTTTGGTTTCATACCTTTGCGCCTCATGGACGGCCGCCGCAGGCCGGAGAATTGGTGCAGCTGCCAGAGCACGCCGAAACGTTGGAGGAGTTAGGTCAGACCGGCTGCGAATCTTTTTATCGGGGCGCCTTAGCACAGCGTATCGGGGACTTTGCTGCACGGTTTGCTGCGCCGCTGGCATCGGAAGATTTGGCCGCTTTTCAGCCGGAGTGGGTGCATCCGCTGCGGGTGCAGTACCGCGGTTATGACGTCTGGGAAATTCCTCCGAACGGGCACGGCTTAGTGGCTTTGTCTGCGCTGGAGATTTTGAAGGGTTTTGATATGACTTGCGTAGAGTCGGTGGAATGGTATCATCGTCAGATGGAAGCGCTGAAGCTTGCTTTTGCTGATGCCAAAGCGTATTTAGCGGAACCCAAGGATATGCAAGTGACTGCGGAAAGTCTATTGGATCCGGCTTATGCGGAGGAACGCCGTAAGTTAATTGGCCCCAAGGCTATTTTGCCGATTGCCGGGAATCCGGCGTCCGGCGGCACCGTATATTTGGCGGCGGCCGATGCAGAAGGTATGATGGTTTCGTTCATTCAAAGTAATTACCAAGGCTTTGGTTCCGGTTTGGTAGTGCCTGGTACCGGTATTGCCCTCCACAATCGAGGTTGCAATTTCAACTTGGAAGAAGGACATCCTAATTGTCTGGCGCCGGGGAAACGGCCGTATCATACTATTATTCCCGGCTTTATCAGCAAGAACGAACAGCCGGTGGGGCCTTTTGGCGTCATGGGCGCTTTTATGCAGCCTCAAGGTCATTTGCAGGTAGTTGTGCGCGCCATCGACCAGGGCTTGAATCCGCAGGCGGTTTTGGATGCGCCGCGCTGGCAGTGGACTGGCGGCAGAACCATCGAAGTGGAACCGCATTTTCCACAGCATATAGCGGCGGCGTTATCTAGACGCGGGCACGAGGTGCGACTTTCTATGGATGTTGCTTCTTTCGGGAGAGGACAGATTATTTGGAGGAGCGATTCCGGCGCCTTAGCGGGTGCGACGGAGTCCCGCGCGGACGGTTGTGTGGCTGCATGGTAA